A single Pseudochaenichthys georgianus chromosome 10, fPseGeo1.2, whole genome shotgun sequence DNA region contains:
- the ssh3 gene encoding protein phosphatase Slingshot homolog 3 produces the protein MALLTLRRLPSISSAPNETLQRRATLQKRESFALVKGAVLLLEEGERVGIDEETSSSPPSPGKEGDRASDKRHKQLHAMVEQLRPEDTMKLAVQLESISSVRVRYLIVVCTVGNKQESILLGMDFPNSDSDQCTIGLVLPIWSDTQVYLDGDGGFSVTAAEETRIFKPVSMQTMWSVLQALHGCTERAVSAAVIPGNGLEWAEHYHQHTESDRFCLNEWEAMNDLESVRSDGQSSANRLSDETLIKEQLRDILSTEDLDHLTSKMVHSALETRIGFDMKPFKEYIDNEILVTMAQMDNPSKIFDFLYLGSEWNAANFEELQKNNVGYILNVTREIDNFFPESFTYMNIRVYDVEASDLLPHWTDTFNFINTARDSGQAVLVHCKMGVSRSASTVMAYAMKEHHWSLEMTLDYVRDRRSIAKPNEGFTRQLQTYNGILNASQQRHSTLWRRKSRDHRQKSVRKEERREAGKPEEEEEEEDDEEEEDSEGFGDYDLMDEESPDEKDVCSLDEKDEAKEETDLFEEPPPQSETNQGPEPTPTCSITVNEPDKVAPSVNRSGRMNLFSLMQSISDEDKGREQLLGSPLRSPRQRRSSQKRLTHQRASTDVSPEPRSLPGASENKP, from the exons ATGGCTCTGTTGACCCTGCGGCGGCTCCCGTCCATCTCCTCCGCTCCA aaTGAAACCCTTCAGAGGAGAGCAACGCTTcagaaaag GGAGAGCTTCGCCCTGGTGAAGGGGGCGGTCCTCCTGCTGGAAGAGGGTGAGAGGGTGGGCATCGATGAGGAAACTTCTTCCTCTCCACCTTCTCCTGGTAAGGAAGGCGATCGAGCGTCAGACAAACGGCACAAACAGCTTCATGCCATGGTGGAACAGCTCCGACCGGAAGACACCATGAAGCTG GCGGTGCAGTTGGAGTCCATCAGCTCGGTCAGAGTCAGATATCTGATTGTCGTCTGCACCGTCGGCAACAAACAAGAGAGCATCCTGCTGGGCATGGATTTCCCCAACTCAGACAG CGACCAGTGCACCATCGGCCTGGTGCTGCCCATATGGAGCGACACACAGGTGTATCTGGACGGAGACGG TGGTTTCAGCGTCACCGCTGCTGAAGAGACCAGAATCTTTAAGCCCGTTTCCATGCAGACCATGTG GTCTGTCCTGCAGGCGCTGCACGGCTGCACTGAGCGCGCCGTCAGTGCAGCGGTGATCCCAGGAAACGGTCTGGAGTGGGCCGAGCACTACCACCAGCACACTGAGTCCGACCGCTTCTGCCTCAACGAGTGGGAGGCCATGAACGACCTGGAGTCAGTGCGCAGTGACGGACAGAG CTCGGCAAACAGGTTGTCCGACGAGACGCTGATCAAAGAGCAGCTGAGAGACATCCTGAGTACTGAAGACCTGGACCACCTCACGTCTAAAATG GTGCACTCCGCTCTGGAGACCAGGATAGGCTTCGACATGAAACCCTTCAAGGAGTACATAGACAATGAGATCCTGGTCACCATGGCTCAGATGGATAATCCCTCCAAAATATTTGACTTCCTTTACCTG GGCTCCGAGTGGAACGCAGCTAACTTTGAGGAGCTGCAGAAAAACAA TGTGGGATATATTCTGAATGTGACCAGGGAGATTGACAACTTTTTCCCAGAGTCCTTCACTTACATGAACATCCGAGTGTACGATGTGGAGGCCAGCGACCTGCTGCCTCACTGGACCGACACGTTCAACTTCATCAACACGGCCAG GGACAGTGGACAGGCCGTGTTGGTGCACTGTAAGATGGGCGTTTCTCGCTCTGCCTCCACGGTGATGGCCTACGCCATGAAGGAGCATCACTGGTCGCTGGAGATGACGTTGGACTACGTCAGGGATCGCAGGTCCATCGCCAAGCCCAACGAAGGCTTCACAAGGCAGCTGCAGACCTACAACGGCATCCTCAACGCCAG CCAGCAGCGCCACAGCACACTCTGGAGGAGGAAGTCGAGAGACCACAGACAGAAGTCAGTCCGCAAGGAGGAGAGACGGGAGGCAGGAAAgccagaagaggaggaggaggaggaggacgacgaggaggaggaggattctGAGGGATTTGGCGATTATGACCTGATGGATGAAGAGAGTCCAGATGAAAAGGATGTTTGTAGCCTGGATGAAAAAGATGAAGCGAAGGAAGAGACGGAC TTGTTCGAAGAGCCCCCCCCCCAGTCGGAGACTAACCAGGGGCCCGAGCCGACACCAACCTGCTCTATTACAGTGAACGAACCAGACAAG GTGGCTCCGAGTGTGAATCGCAGCGGCAGGATGAACCTCTTCTCTCTCATGCAGTCCATCAGTGATGAAGACAAAGGACGAGAGCAG
- the LOC117453766 gene encoding uncharacterized protein, with protein MEIWNEEIEDQLISLIQERPALYDITEKLYTNRIAKTGLWREIETQLVLPEKELKKKWDSLRTQYTRYRKPSPSCSSGAPKTGRQQWILTRLQFLGPYTRRNESTSNLTITEVLVAAEPLSDGTSSETWTRTPEEPFLFDAESRPCTPLAESPICGTESTLAPLGEGPSTFSHSSTPRPRVKRRRKMLDESTSEASETLMRNIGRTLEHLTSKGEHNDYIAAYSKTFEHRLRQLPRSLLPHFLHEVDNSFFKYLTDKTLENEIRKRWLVSDARPNLPDTLKMSPPNI; from the exons ATGGAGATCTGGAATGAAGAAATCGAAGACCAACTCATCAGCTTGAttcaggagaggccagctctgtacgaCATTACAGAGAAACTGTACACGAACCGAATAGCGAAAACCGGACTCTGGCGAGAAATTGAAACTCAACTTGTTTTACCAG AGAAAGAGCTCAAGAAGAAGTGGGATTCTCTGCGAACCCAGTACACCCGGTACAGGAAACCTTCCCCTTCGTGTAGTTCTGGAGCACCAAAGACTGGCAGACAGCAGTGGATCCTGACCAGGCTGCAGTTTTTAGGGCCCTACACAAGAAGAAATGAGAGTACTTCAAACCTCACCATCACG GAAGTTCTGGTGGCTGCAGAACCACTCTCCGATGGCACCAGCAGTGAAACCTGGACCAGAACCCCTGAGGAGCCCTTCCTATTTGATGCTGAGTCAAGGCCCTGCACTCCCCTGGCAGAATCCCCCATCTGTGGAACAGAGTCCACACTGGCACCACTCGGAGAGGGGCCAAGCACATTCAGTCACTCAAGCACTCCAAGGCCTCGGGTGAAGCGTAGAAGGAAGATGCTGGATGAGTCCACCAGTGAGGCGTCAGAAACGTTGATGCGCAATATTGGCAGGACCCTGGAACATTTAACTTCGAAGGGTGAACATAATGACTACATCGCGGCCTACTCAAAAACCTTTGAACACAGACTGCGGCAGTTGCCACGTAGTTTGCTGCCACACTTCCTGCATGAGGTAGACAATAGCTTCTTCAAGTATTTGACGGATAAGACCCTGGAAAATGAAATTAGAAAGAGATGGCTTGTCTCCGACGCTAGGCCGAATTTACCAGAtacgctcaaaatgtccccccccAATATATAG